A genomic segment from Neodiprion lecontei isolate iyNeoLeco1 chromosome 1, iyNeoLeco1.1, whole genome shotgun sequence encodes:
- the LOC107226299 gene encoding eukaryotic translation initiation factor 4B isoform X1: MSSGKKTKKSKGKTLALTDFLADTPGGIPTAPLKTSNWADDVEDEHEGFSSNRSKEPVYLPTAPRAARGTGVNEENIPTNPPYVAYISNLPYDIDEEDLAEFFADMKVSNMRLPKDSNKMRGYGYVEFEDRQSLIDALSIANTTIKTRRVRIEVSNSSSDDRRGGGRMGRDNRRDTYDDPERTAGDWRSGPRDDSAPGESDRYRSRGGFDNKDRRDDREGSDDNKPGGWREGGDRGGDRGGAFRDRGGFRDEGDRERDRPRYGGDRDIRDRDGDRDRDRGSSFGPRRTYGDSDWGRDGSSRREEPRSELKTRPKLQLQPRTKPVEPIIIQDEPLAEESVAEEPVVAPPAPVPAVNIFGAAKPVDTAAKEREIEERLARSNAEAKPKEEGEQDKRPAKDGVWGRRNGEGREEKDKERQGWRSEQDRGRQIERSGPRSQAASARSGQRGDSRGPLPSRGGPVRGPPKSIETRSFPDRERREKDRDEDMNRMPKAKEEQIPNFAASNKYSILPDDVDQDIIDD, encoded by the exons ATGTCGTCGG GTAAAAAGACCAAGAAGAGTAAGGGGAAAACCCTAGCCCTGACAGATTTTCTGGCCGACACACCTGGCGGTATACCAACTGCTCCGCTCAAAACCTCAAATTGGGCAGACGATGTCGAAGATGAACATG aaGGGTTTTCATCGAACCGTAGCAAAGAGCCGGTGTATCTTCCGACGGCACCCAGAGCTGCGCGAGGTACAGGAGTCAATGAAGAGAATATCCCCACAAATCCTCCTTACGTAGCATATATATCCAATCTGCCGTATGATATAGATGAAGAAGACCTGGCAGAGTTTTTTGCTGATATGAAG GTGTCTAACATGCGCCTTCCGAAAGATTCTAATAAGATGAGGGGATACGGTTATGTCGAATTTGAGGATCGGCAAAGTTTAATTGATGCACTTTCAATTGCAAACACT aCTATCAAAACTCGACGTGTTAGAATTGAAGTTTCTAACAGCAGTAGTGATGACAGACGTGGGGGTGGTCGAATGGGGCGAGATAATCGTAGAGATACCTATGATGATCCTGAGCGAACCGCAGGGGATTGGCGAAGTGGGCCGCGAGATGATTCTGCTCCTGGCGAGTCAGATCGTTACCGTAGTCGCGGTGGATTTGATAATAAGGATAGAAGAGACGACCGTGAAG gTTCTGATGACAATAAGCCTGGTGGTTGGCGTGAAGGTGGCGACAGAGGAGGTGATAGAGGTGGGGCATTTAGGGATAGAGGTGGATTCCGTGATGAgggagacagagagagagatcgTCCACGGTACGGTGGTGACAGGGATATAAGAGACAGGGATGGAGATAGGGACCGTGATCGTGGAAGTAGTTTTGGTCCCCGTCGCACGTACGGAGATTCTGACTGGGGAAGAGACGGATCGTCTCGTCGGGAGGAACCAAGAT CGGAATTGAAAACAAGACCGAAGCTACAGTTACAGCCACGCACAAAACCTGTAGAGCCAATTATTATACAAGACGAACCTCTTGCTGAAGAATCTGTTGCCGAAGAGCCAGTTGTGGCACCTCCTGCACCTGTTCCAGCAGTAAACATCTTTGGAGCAGCTAAACCCGTTGATACAGCTgctaaagagagagagattgaggAACGCCTTGCGCGTTCTAATGCTGAAGCTAAACCGAAGGAAGaagg AGAGCAGGATAAGCGCCCTGCCAAGGATGGTGTGTGGGGTCGACGCAATGGT GAAGGGCGTGAAGAGAAGGATAAGGAACGGCAAGGCTGGCGATCTGAACAAGATCGAGGAAGGCAGATCGAACGGTCTGGGCCTCGCAGTCAAGCAGCTTCTGCACGCTCAg GGCAAAGAGGAGATTCTAGAGGGCCACTACCTTCCCGAGGTGGACCAGTTCGTGGACCGCCGAAGTCTATTGAAACTCGTTCATTTCCTGATAG agagaggagagaaaaggATAGAGATGAGGACATGAACAGGATGCCCAAAGCTAAAGAGGAGCAAATTCCG AACTTTGCAGCTTCCAATAAGTATTCCATACTCCCTGATGACGTGGATCAAGACATTATCGACGATTAA
- the LOC107226299 gene encoding eukaryotic translation initiation factor 4B isoform X3 has product MSSGKKTKKSKGKTLALTDFLADTPGGIPTAPLKTSNWADDVEDEHEGFSSNRSKEPVYLPTAPRAARGTGVNEENIPTNPPYVAYISNLPYDIDEEDLAEFFADMKVSNMRLPKDSNKMRGYGYVEFEDRQSLIDALSIANTTIKTRRVRIEVSNSSSDDRRGGGRMGRDNRRDTYDDPERTAGDWRSGPRDDSAPGESDRYRSRGGFDNKDRRDDREGSDDNKPGGWREGGDRGGDRGGAFRDRGGFRDEGDRERDRPRYGGDRDIRDRDGDRDRDRGSSFGPRRTYGDSDWGRDGSSRREEPRSELKTRPKLQLQPRTKPVEPIIIQDEPLAEESVAEEPVVAPPAPVPAVNIFGAAKPVDTAAKEREIEERLARSNAEAKPKEEGEQDKRPAKDGVWGRRNGEGREEKDKERQGWRSEQDRGRQIERSGPRSQAASARSGQRGDSRGPLPSRGGPVRGPPKSIETRSFPDRETVTRINHFQREERKG; this is encoded by the exons ATGTCGTCGG GTAAAAAGACCAAGAAGAGTAAGGGGAAAACCCTAGCCCTGACAGATTTTCTGGCCGACACACCTGGCGGTATACCAACTGCTCCGCTCAAAACCTCAAATTGGGCAGACGATGTCGAAGATGAACATG aaGGGTTTTCATCGAACCGTAGCAAAGAGCCGGTGTATCTTCCGACGGCACCCAGAGCTGCGCGAGGTACAGGAGTCAATGAAGAGAATATCCCCACAAATCCTCCTTACGTAGCATATATATCCAATCTGCCGTATGATATAGATGAAGAAGACCTGGCAGAGTTTTTTGCTGATATGAAG GTGTCTAACATGCGCCTTCCGAAAGATTCTAATAAGATGAGGGGATACGGTTATGTCGAATTTGAGGATCGGCAAAGTTTAATTGATGCACTTTCAATTGCAAACACT aCTATCAAAACTCGACGTGTTAGAATTGAAGTTTCTAACAGCAGTAGTGATGACAGACGTGGGGGTGGTCGAATGGGGCGAGATAATCGTAGAGATACCTATGATGATCCTGAGCGAACCGCAGGGGATTGGCGAAGTGGGCCGCGAGATGATTCTGCTCCTGGCGAGTCAGATCGTTACCGTAGTCGCGGTGGATTTGATAATAAGGATAGAAGAGACGACCGTGAAG gTTCTGATGACAATAAGCCTGGTGGTTGGCGTGAAGGTGGCGACAGAGGAGGTGATAGAGGTGGGGCATTTAGGGATAGAGGTGGATTCCGTGATGAgggagacagagagagagatcgTCCACGGTACGGTGGTGACAGGGATATAAGAGACAGGGATGGAGATAGGGACCGTGATCGTGGAAGTAGTTTTGGTCCCCGTCGCACGTACGGAGATTCTGACTGGGGAAGAGACGGATCGTCTCGTCGGGAGGAACCAAGAT CGGAATTGAAAACAAGACCGAAGCTACAGTTACAGCCACGCACAAAACCTGTAGAGCCAATTATTATACAAGACGAACCTCTTGCTGAAGAATCTGTTGCCGAAGAGCCAGTTGTGGCACCTCCTGCACCTGTTCCAGCAGTAAACATCTTTGGAGCAGCTAAACCCGTTGATACAGCTgctaaagagagagagattgaggAACGCCTTGCGCGTTCTAATGCTGAAGCTAAACCGAAGGAAGaagg AGAGCAGGATAAGCGCCCTGCCAAGGATGGTGTGTGGGGTCGACGCAATGGT GAAGGGCGTGAAGAGAAGGATAAGGAACGGCAAGGCTGGCGATCTGAACAAGATCGAGGAAGGCAGATCGAACGGTCTGGGCCTCGCAGTCAAGCAGCTTCTGCACGCTCAg GGCAAAGAGGAGATTCTAGAGGGCCACTACCTTCCCGAGGTGGACCAGTTCGTGGACCGCCGAAGTCTATTGAAACTCGTTCATTTCCTGATAG AGAAACAGTAACACGAATCAATCATTTTcagagagaggagagaaaaggATAG
- the LOC107226299 gene encoding eukaryotic translation initiation factor 4B isoform X2, producing MSSGKKTKKSKGKTLALTDFLADTPGGIPTAPLKTSNWADDVEDEHGFSSNRSKEPVYLPTAPRAARGTGVNEENIPTNPPYVAYISNLPYDIDEEDLAEFFADMKVSNMRLPKDSNKMRGYGYVEFEDRQSLIDALSIANTTIKTRRVRIEVSNSSSDDRRGGGRMGRDNRRDTYDDPERTAGDWRSGPRDDSAPGESDRYRSRGGFDNKDRRDDREGSDDNKPGGWREGGDRGGDRGGAFRDRGGFRDEGDRERDRPRYGGDRDIRDRDGDRDRDRGSSFGPRRTYGDSDWGRDGSSRREEPRSELKTRPKLQLQPRTKPVEPIIIQDEPLAEESVAEEPVVAPPAPVPAVNIFGAAKPVDTAAKEREIEERLARSNAEAKPKEEGEQDKRPAKDGVWGRRNGEGREEKDKERQGWRSEQDRGRQIERSGPRSQAASARSGQRGDSRGPLPSRGGPVRGPPKSIETRSFPDRERREKDRDEDMNRMPKAKEEQIPNFAASNKYSILPDDVDQDIIDD from the exons ATGTCGTCGG GTAAAAAGACCAAGAAGAGTAAGGGGAAAACCCTAGCCCTGACAGATTTTCTGGCCGACACACCTGGCGGTATACCAACTGCTCCGCTCAAAACCTCAAATTGGGCAGACGATGTCGAAGATGAACATG GGTTTTCATCGAACCGTAGCAAAGAGCCGGTGTATCTTCCGACGGCACCCAGAGCTGCGCGAGGTACAGGAGTCAATGAAGAGAATATCCCCACAAATCCTCCTTACGTAGCATATATATCCAATCTGCCGTATGATATAGATGAAGAAGACCTGGCAGAGTTTTTTGCTGATATGAAG GTGTCTAACATGCGCCTTCCGAAAGATTCTAATAAGATGAGGGGATACGGTTATGTCGAATTTGAGGATCGGCAAAGTTTAATTGATGCACTTTCAATTGCAAACACT aCTATCAAAACTCGACGTGTTAGAATTGAAGTTTCTAACAGCAGTAGTGATGACAGACGTGGGGGTGGTCGAATGGGGCGAGATAATCGTAGAGATACCTATGATGATCCTGAGCGAACCGCAGGGGATTGGCGAAGTGGGCCGCGAGATGATTCTGCTCCTGGCGAGTCAGATCGTTACCGTAGTCGCGGTGGATTTGATAATAAGGATAGAAGAGACGACCGTGAAG gTTCTGATGACAATAAGCCTGGTGGTTGGCGTGAAGGTGGCGACAGAGGAGGTGATAGAGGTGGGGCATTTAGGGATAGAGGTGGATTCCGTGATGAgggagacagagagagagatcgTCCACGGTACGGTGGTGACAGGGATATAAGAGACAGGGATGGAGATAGGGACCGTGATCGTGGAAGTAGTTTTGGTCCCCGTCGCACGTACGGAGATTCTGACTGGGGAAGAGACGGATCGTCTCGTCGGGAGGAACCAAGAT CGGAATTGAAAACAAGACCGAAGCTACAGTTACAGCCACGCACAAAACCTGTAGAGCCAATTATTATACAAGACGAACCTCTTGCTGAAGAATCTGTTGCCGAAGAGCCAGTTGTGGCACCTCCTGCACCTGTTCCAGCAGTAAACATCTTTGGAGCAGCTAAACCCGTTGATACAGCTgctaaagagagagagattgaggAACGCCTTGCGCGTTCTAATGCTGAAGCTAAACCGAAGGAAGaagg AGAGCAGGATAAGCGCCCTGCCAAGGATGGTGTGTGGGGTCGACGCAATGGT GAAGGGCGTGAAGAGAAGGATAAGGAACGGCAAGGCTGGCGATCTGAACAAGATCGAGGAAGGCAGATCGAACGGTCTGGGCCTCGCAGTCAAGCAGCTTCTGCACGCTCAg GGCAAAGAGGAGATTCTAGAGGGCCACTACCTTCCCGAGGTGGACCAGTTCGTGGACCGCCGAAGTCTATTGAAACTCGTTCATTTCCTGATAG agagaggagagaaaaggATAGAGATGAGGACATGAACAGGATGCCCAAAGCTAAAGAGGAGCAAATTCCG AACTTTGCAGCTTCCAATAAGTATTCCATACTCCCTGATGACGTGGATCAAGACATTATCGACGATTAA